A stretch of Argiope bruennichi chromosome 10, qqArgBrue1.1, whole genome shotgun sequence DNA encodes these proteins:
- the LOC129988467 gene encoding myotubularin-related protein 14-like has protein sequence MTNIKAEDIEELLALFSRKGQYDARTGEQNYEIHRKCEELFEKDYIYCKIENEKGSLSANYPSQIIVPTEERSFSSKDSDSSKGAPYSASSFDASKFKEIANKSNLARCRTRFPVPVILYKGKFVCRSATLACGGEMLWRDMSVCIFNTSTSESEDKSTPVSRNGPLFTELRSQDIKLLKELSVNYICDLMVENKKVKYGLKVSSSEKIDKENRYCDFKIVQLPYPGCEFFKKFKDNNYIAEGLMFDWEQNYVDSSLTLPSDSIASALGIHWSNYKVWDLVKLTQNYLKLLVTYVVEGTSSILIHCISGWDRTPLFVSLLRMSLWADGQIHSSLSAVEMAYLTLAYDWYLFGHDLPSRLKVGEEILFFCFEFLKFITSDDFSSRKRSRKISSNCADPPLDVLLEEESTEKSLINSISSSNLQKLENGSTCIFYTSLENNPDNYASMFYSCIDPDDTDNVKSVKLNIQNEGSSDSDNPPTLVNSADSLSNQNGLSSSSSPVPVPNARPRFDSMSSLGSWQYVSGTGSLLGSVTSRSSSEMNSNGSHSSSNQENGNIGCSLPSVSQERAEKLGAIRTLIHRIYRKIIENKDNFNGERYSYFPWRR, from the exons AAAATTGAGAATGAAAAAGGTTCATTATCTGCAAATTATCCATCTCAGATTATAGTTCCTACTGAAGAAAGGTCTTTTTCATCGAAAGATTCAGATTCTTCAAAAGG GGCACCTTACTCTGCAAGCAGCTttgatgcttcaaaatttaaagaaattgcaaacaaatcaaatttagCTCGATGCAGAACAAGATTTCCAGTTCCTGTAATATTATACAAAGGCAag TTTGTTTGCCGATCTGCAACTTTAGCGTGTGGTGGTGAAATGCTTTGGAGGGACATGTCAGTTTGTATATTTAACA ctTCAACGTCAGAATCGGAAGATAAATCCACTCCAGTTAGTCG gAATGGgcctttatttactgaattgcGTAGTCAGGATATCAAGTTGCTTAAAGAATTATCTGTTAATTATATCTGTGATCTTatggttgaaaataaaaaagtcaaatatGGTTTAAA GGTCAGTTCTTCAGAGAAGattgataaagaaaatagatACTGTGATTTCAAAATTGTTCAACTTCCGTATCCAG GttgtgaattttttaagaaattcaaagacAATAATTACATTGCTGAAGGTTTAATGTTTGATTGGGAACAG AATTATGTTGATTCATCTTTGACATTGCCATCTGATTCCATAGCATCTGCTCTTGGAATTCATTGGTCAAATTACAAA GTGTGGGATCTTGTCAAACTAACACAAAACTACTTAAAATTGCTTGTAACATATGTTGTTGAGG GGACTTCCAGCATCCTTATTCATTGTATATCAGGCTGGGATCGTACTCCTTTGTTTGTCTCTCTTCTACGTATGTCATTATGGGCTGATGGTCAAATACATTCAAGTCTGTCTGCAGTAGAAATGGCCTATTTAACTTTAGCTTACGACTGGTATCTTTTTGG tcATGATCTACCATCACGATTAAAAGTTGGCGAGGAA ATcctgtttttttgttttgaatttttgaagtttattacaTCAGAtgatttttcttcaagaaaaag AAGTAGGAAGATCAGCAGTAATTGTGCAGATCCTCCATTAGATGTCTTGCTTG aagAGGAATCGACAGAAAAATCTTTAATCAACAGTATTAGTTCATCTAATcttcaaaaattggaaaatggAAGCACATGCATATTTTACACAAGCCTTGAGAACAATCCAGATAATTATGCATCTATGTTTTATTCTTGTATCGATCCAGATGATACAGATAATGTCAAGAGTGT caaattaaatattcagaatgaaGGTTCTTCTGATTCAGACAATCCTCCAACATTAGTGAATAGTGCAGATAGCTTATCAAATCAGAATGGTTTAAGTTCATCCAGTAGTCCAGTTCCAGTTCCTAATGCAAGGCCTAGATTTGACAGCATGTCAAGCTTGGGaag ttgGCAATATGTTTCTGGAACTGGTAGCTTATTGGGATCCGTGACTTCTAGAAGTTCATCAGAGATGAACTCCAATGGTTCGCATTCTAGCTC AAATCAAGAAAATGGAAATATTGGATGTTCTTTACCATCAGTTAGTCAAGAACGAGCTGAAAAGCTTGGTGCTATCCGGACTTTAATACATCGCATATATCGGAAAATTATTGAgaacaaagataattttaatggagAAAGGTATAGTTATTTTCCATGGCGAAGATGA
- the LOC129988406 gene encoding uncharacterized protein LOC129988406 has translation MNPISESKDKGSLEVDKRTDSSSEMDQALSNLSTNPNVVLQTFKVVIRGNGKKRVARAIIDTGSQRSYLLRATAEEMSYEPTSCEYLQHSLFGGKHTGELAAYNVNIVDNCEDPIEILIGADVAGKLMTGGYREMSCGLVAIETKLGWSVMGRITDTARSECSSLLVQSMLSTAETITDLWPLDTLGITDPSVKKSHIELQEAARMHFLNTVHLVDDRFEVDLPWLEDHPPLPDYFDLAKGRLNKTGVIEEVAKNDQASVHYLPHRAVIKENSTTKIRPVFDASAKAKGFPSLNDCLEKGPNLIEQIPSILTRFRKEKIGVIADIRKAFLQIGVSPTDRDYLRFLWIGNDGQLKEYRHCRVVFGVSSSPFLLNSTIQLHLQTVLEKIGTGESSYPKDVIQKLAHSFYVDNCVSCVKNEKELRRFINVSTEVMAEKKFELRGWEFSDVNADTSTDTNVLGLVWNKKSDTLRINTASVKELCFEKVTKYFGSEIASGDISVHIFCDASKHAYAVAAFIRIQTCDSVKVQLIQARSRVSPTGKEGITISRLELLAATVSARLSTSILSEIQSEEVYFWTDSSTVLTWIMREEAWNVFVQNRVKEIRALTNKSSWRHIPGSMNPADLPSRGCSAQTFLKSNWWLGPSWLYLPKEDWPKGNLSLNESEIVREKKKTIVSSVTRSLISTSFVPKEVKP, from the exons ATGAATCCGATATCCGAGTCTAAAGACAAAGGATCGCTTGAAGTTGATAAGAGAACTGATAGTAGTTCTGAAATGGATCAAGCTCTTTCCAACTTGTCTACCAATCCAAACGTAGTCCTGCAGACATTTAAAGTTGTAATTAGAGGCAACGGGAAAAAACGTGTAGCAAGAGCTATTATCGATACTGGTTCACAGCGGTCATATTTACTACGAGCTACAGCTGAAGAAATGAGCTATGAGCCTACCAGCTGTGAATATTTGCAGCACTCCCTATTTGGTGGCAAGCATACTGGG GAGTTAGCtgcttataatgtaaatattgtggaTAATTGTGAAGATCCTATTGAAATCCTTATCGGAGCTGATGTAGCTGGGAAGCTCATGACAGGAGGTTATCGTGAAATGTCTTGTGGACTCGtagcgattgaaacaaaacttggGTGGTCTGTAATGGGACGAATAACTGATACTGCGAGAAGTGAATGTTCATCTTTATTAGTTCAGTCCATGTTATCTACAGCAGAGACAATAACAGACTTATGGCCCTTGGATACTCTTGGCATAACTGACCCATCTGTGAAGAAAAGCCACATCGAGTTGCAAGAAGCTGCTCGaatgcattttctaaatacaGTTCATTTGGTAGATGATCGTTTTGAAGTAGATTTGCCTTGGTTGGAAGATCATCCACCACTCccagattattttgatttagcaaAGGGAAGACTGAACAAGACT GGAGTAATTGAGGAAGTTGCCAAAAATGATCAGGCTTCAGTACATTATCTGCCTCATCGAGCAGTTATCAAGGAGAATAGCACTACAAAAATCCGGCCTGTCTTTGACGCTTCGGCCAAGGCAAAGGGATTTCCTAGTCTTAATGATTGTCTTGAGAAGGGGCCGAATCTAATAGAGCAGATTCCGAGTATTTTAACCCGATTTCGAAAAGAGAAGATCGGTGTTATTGCTGACATCCGAAAAGCCTTTCTACAAATTGGTGTTTCACCCACGGATAGAGATTACTTGAGGTTTTTATGGATTGGTAATGATGGTCAGCTGAAAGAGTACAGACATTGCCGTGTAGTTTTTGGTGTATCGAGTAGCCCTTTTCTTCTAAATTCTACTATTCAGCTTCATTTACAAACTGTTTTGGAAAAAATAGGAACTGGAGAATCTTCGTATCCAAAAGATGTCATTCAAAAACTTGCGCATAGTTTTTATGTCGACAATTGTGTTAGTtgcgttaaaaatgaaaaagaactacGTCGTTTTATTAACGTTTCGACTGAGGTAATGGCCGAGAAAAAATTCGAGCTTAGAGGGTGGGAGTTCAGTGATGTCAATGCTGATACTTCTACCGATACAAATGTGCTCGGCCTGGTATGGAATAAAAAATCTGACACTCTACGAATTAATACTGCAAGTGTAAAAGAATTATGCTTTGAAAAAGTAACTAA ATATTTTGGTTCAGAGATTGCAAGTGGAGATATTTCAGTACATATTTTCTGTGATGCTAGTAAGCATGCTTATGCTGTCGCTGCTTTCATCCGAATACAGACTTGTGATTCAGTTAAAGTACAACTTATACAAGCCAGGAGTAGAGTTTCACCAACAGGAAAGGAAGGGATTACTATCTCTAGACTTGAGTTACTTGCAGCTACTGTCTCAGCAAGACTTTCAACTTCTATTTTGTCAGAGATACAGAGTGAAGAAGTTTACTTCTGGACTGATTCTTCGACTGTCTTGACATGGATTATGAGAGAAGAAGCCTGGAATGTCTTTGTCCAGAATAGAGTGAAGGAAATTAGAGCGTTAACAAATAAAAGTTCTTGGAGACATATCCCTGGTTCCATGAATCCTGCTGATCTCCCGAGTAGAGGTTGTTCAGCTCAAACTTTCTTGAAATCTAACTGGTGGTTAGGACCAAGTTGGCTTTACTTGCCTAAAGAGGATTGGCCAAAAGGAAATCTAAGCTTAAATGAAAGCGAGATTGTTCGGGAAAAGAAAAAGACCATAGTTTCATCTGTGACAAGAAGTTTGATTTCTACAAGTTTTGTTCCTAAGGAAGTCAAACCGTGA